A genomic region of Lachnoclostridium edouardi contains the following coding sequences:
- a CDS encoding MarR family winged helix-turn-helix transcriptional regulator, whose translation MKGRKVDTYTTLNDALVNLFRDVMDLEEKALISQEYQDLTNNDMHVIQAIGTEEPKNMSTIAKELSVTVGTLTIAMNSLVKKGYVVRERGREDRRVVYISLSPKGRRAYDHHADFHKHMIDSITKALSPDEMNSLVKALKSLDAWFRSFQADV comes from the coding sequence ATGAAAGGGAGAAAAGTGGATACGTATACAACGTTAAATGATGCACTGGTAAATCTATTTCGGGACGTGATGGATTTAGAGGAGAAAGCCCTCATATCTCAGGAATATCAGGATCTTACCAACAACGATATGCATGTAATCCAGGCAATCGGCACAGAGGAGCCAAAAAACATGTCCACCATTGCCAAGGAGCTTTCTGTTACTGTAGGTACTTTAACTATTGCCATGAACAGCCTTGTGAAAAAGGGTTATGTGGTCAGGGAAAGAGGCCGGGAGGACAGAAGAGTCGTTTATATTTCTCTCTCCCCAAAGGGCCGCAGGGCGTACGACCATCATGCCGATTTTCACAAGCACATGATAGACAGTATTACTAAGGCTTTAAGTCCTGACGAAATGAATTCTCTAGTGAAAGCCTTAAAAAGTCTGGACGCCTGGTTCAGAAGTTTTCAGGCAGACGTATAA
- a CDS encoding GerMN domain-containing protein, giving the protein MKKFSMCLLGTMMVLSLAACTPTPEKQAQTAESFETQAPGGAEDKVPDPNAPVLSSISVYVPKEDNSGLTQEMDGVEVLDAQSVVDKMIEYGVLDEGTSVIDFTITGEPETSAEESSDEFVNIPPAELGTLNLSQVPEENAELIEISIGNTFTENFNVDKIKLLVNGENYADQGDEDYLYYVSGYGEIK; this is encoded by the coding sequence ATGAAGAAATTTTCTATGTGTTTACTTGGTACTATGATGGTATTATCTCTTGCCGCATGCACTCCTACACCGGAGAAGCAGGCTCAGACAGCAGAGTCTTTTGAGACTCAGGCCCCAGGAGGAGCTGAGGATAAGGTTCCGGATCCTAACGCACCTGTTCTGTCTTCTATTTCTGTATATGTTCCAAAGGAGGACAATTCCGGACTGACTCAGGAGATGGACGGCGTAGAGGTTCTGGACGCTCAGTCTGTTGTAGATAAGATGATTGAATACGGAGTTCTGGACGAGGGCACTTCTGTAATAGATTTTACAATTACCGGCGAGCCTGAAACCTCTGCTGAGGAAAGCTCTGACGAGTTTGTAAATATCCCCCCTGCAGAGCTGGGAACCTTAAACCTTTCTCAGGTTCCAGAAGAGAACGCTGAATTAATAGAGATTTCCATTGGAAATACCTTCACTGAAAATTTTAATGTAGATAAAATCAAGCTTTTAGTAAACGGTGAGAATTACGCCGACCAGGGCGATGAAGATTATCTGTATTATGTAAGCGGCTACGGTGAAATTAAATAA
- a CDS encoding nucleoside recognition domain-containing protein has product MNVILFLSDYLIPLLIFYIIGFALLSKRPVFDDFLKGAKEGVATVFQILPTLIGLMIAAGVLRASGFLDWLGGLLAAPAAFIHLPAPVVPVALVRLISNSAAVGLVLDIFKEYGTDSAAGLTASVLMSCTETVFYCISIYFGTLKITKTRYTMAGALIATGAGMAASILFTLS; this is encoded by the coding sequence ATGAATGTAATTCTGTTTCTTTCTGACTACCTGATTCCCCTTCTAATCTTTTATATTATAGGTTTTGCCCTTCTTTCTAAACGTCCTGTTTTTGACGACTTCTTAAAAGGTGCTAAAGAGGGGGTGGCCACTGTTTTTCAAATTCTTCCTACTTTAATAGGACTGATGATCGCTGCAGGAGTATTAAGAGCTTCCGGCTTTCTGGACTGGCTGGGAGGTCTTTTAGCGGCCCCTGCAGCCTTTATTCATCTGCCTGCGCCTGTAGTGCCAGTGGCCCTTGTGCGGCTGATATCCAATTCTGCGGCTGTAGGCCTTGTGCTGGATATTTTTAAGGAGTACGGAACGGATTCTGCTGCCGGTTTAACTGCCTCTGTGCTGATGAGCTGCACTGAAACTGTATTTTATTGTATCAGTATCTACTTTGGCACCTTAAAAATCACGAAAACCAGGTATACTATGGCCGGGGCCTTAATTGCCACCGGAGCCGGCATGGCGGCCAGCATCCTGTTCACTCTTTCATAA